Sequence from the Balearica regulorum gibbericeps isolate bBalReg1 chromosome 15, bBalReg1.pri, whole genome shotgun sequence genome:
AGCCTGCACTGTACAGCCaatgaattttgtttaaaaccCAGATACTTggtctgaaattttaaaagcattttcttgttAAAACTTTGtgctcaatttttttcttttaaagcttgcCTATTTGCAAGTTTAGTAGAATGGATTTTCTATGCCAGATAAGCCATTTTCAATTAATAATATAAATGTCAGATTACATTGGAGGAATATAAGATGAACCTGTATCTCTTTCATTTGATAGAAACgatatggaagaaaataatgttttaagaattctgacttttggttttttaaaatttattttatagtgCATGTTGTCTTCTGGAATTGGTGGATTGACTACTCTAAATGCTAGCGTTCTGATTTTCTGTGGAGCcaaaaggggaagggaggggcGACTTTTCTTACATCTTGCCCGTATTATGTCAAAGTCTTGCACAGAATCTGGGATCGCCTGACTCATTGATTCAAATTCCCTGTCACATGCCCTCACATCATGTAATGCTTTTCATAAATTAATCAAGCTTTATCTTTAGACTGActgactttgctttttctagATGTGGATGTGTTGTCTGCACAGTTGGTATTTAGTGTATCTCCTAAAACTGTTAAAAGGATGCAAAGTTACACTTAACATGTTAAAATGGTCTCagataactatttttttcctcatatccttTTACACAGTTGAGGGAAGACTGTTGCTTTCAGTCTTATCAGGTTCAGACTGGTGTTAGTTTGTGctatttggatttattttgtttctagatATTCAATAATACTCTGTGCATTCAAGACATTTTTGTGTTAAggtattattttcaaaagcaattaatgGTTTCAGGTATTCTTTGATGTATTCTTTCaggtatttttgtattttttattatttttctgtttttctgtttgcttttcctaatACTAGACTCTTCTTGTTTGGAGACTTGATAGAGAATATTATAGCAAAGATTGTAAGCATCTGTGATAAACAGGTTTTTGAATCTCATAGTTGTCATCAGTCCAGCATTTTAGAAAGGCGTATGGAATCCTTTCCTTAAATTAAACAATTTGTGAGAGACCAGAGAGAAAAGTTAAGTAAAGAAGTTGTATCAAAATTATTACTCTCATTACTCCTTTCCCCTACGCTCCAGAAGAAGTTTTCGGATGATTGTGCTCttcaattttaaagaaaactacatAAAACACAGGTCTTTTTTGGTTCATGGATAAGCCATGGTAATGAGTTATTGCAAGATGATAGGCTGCAGAAAGcatgttgtgtgtgtgtgtatatatatatatataaaaatacataaaagttgTATGGCATTTCTGTAAAGATTACTTTGTACATACttactgttaaaaagaaaaacgGTTTTGGAAGAagtgtgttatttttttgcctAGGAGagtactttaaataaaaagttagtGGTATGTTTAAATTCAGTAATTTCAGGCACAGTTCATAAGCCTGTACCAAAATCTTAACAGTAGGAATCTCATCAGTTAGCTTAGATTTGTAACTTGGTTTTAAATATACAATAGGTTGTTTCAGGTTGagtaaatactgttttcttcgTACTGTAGTAATCTGATCTTTCCTAGATTTCACTGTGGTATCAGGACATCACTGAATACAATCACGTAGAAACAAACTATTTCATAGTATGTATGAGTAGGCATTTGCTAATAAtgtctatttattttaagaagcttCTGAGCAGAGACATTTTCTGGATTTGTAATCTACAGTGATGAAAGGGCTTCTACCATAGCCTTGATCAAAAACCAGATTCCTATGTTGGAAGGGAGGAGGCGGGGAAAGGAGTTTACgcctataaaaacaaaataagcaacAACTACAATTGGAAAAGTGCATTGCTGTAAGCCCTAGTTAGTTATTTATTCATGCCAAGTGTCAAGATCACACAGACCTAATATATCTGTAATCTCAGAAGTAGTGTCTTAATTCACAGAATTGCATTGCCAAGAGAATTATCCATTCCTTCAGTTCTGTGTTGTCTGAAATAGCTGTCTTTCAAGGTGTGATTAATGTACATTGGCAGTCAATAGAATATGAGTAATTGTGGCTAATTCCAAAAGTGAAACTAATGAGGGAAAAGGGCTATGCATGATGTAGCACAATAGTGTGAGATTTCTTGCTAGCTAAGTGTTGTTTAGCAACTCGTTCTATGCAGAGAAGCCATGGCAATGCTTGCATCTTTCTTGAGAGAAGATATATTTGGTGTTCTACAGGGAAGAGGTGactaaatgacatttttccttaGACTGTGATTAGCAGTCACTTGCAAATAATCAGCAGTTGTCACAAACTCCACCCTGCAGTTCCTGCTCCAGTTGCGGGAATATCTAAATATCTATTTCAAATTCAGCCATCGCCTTGTGGCCTTTCTGTTTATAGGTCAAGTCTTTTGTGGCCAAAGCTTCCACTAGGAAACTCTAAATATTTCATGAGAAATATGACTGGAATCattgttttcactgttttctttattacttaGTAACTTTAGTCATTGTTTTAAGTgtttactttttgaaaaaatcctttaaaatctgttcatGTGCTAATTAGTTCATATATGACATTTGAAAATAGGACAGAGCATCTTATTCTGCAGAGTTCTCGTTCTTAAGTCAATGAGCACAGAGGTTCACTTCAGCGATGCAGCAAGTGATGTTTTAATGATCTCGCACACTAATCTCTAGGAACTTTATAGCTTCCTCTATACAAGTTCAGCAGTAGCCTGTACTAAGCATCAATCAGATTTAAAACCATTGTTTTCAAGTACCTGGTgctaacatttgttttcctagTATAATTCATCTTCAAATGACCAACACAACCAACATGCATCTTAACGTCTTGAAAGGCCAGTGGTTTCTGGAGGTGGGGAAGACTGTGCACAAAGTGCAGATCTGATAATACCTCATCACACTCCTCATTACCTAAGCTCTTCCTTTCTAAAAACTGAAGCTTCTGGTTTCATAAGTGATTTTTATACTCTTTTGCagaatgtgactttttttaaagccacagcATTTTGTTCTGGCAATCAAAATAGGCCAGCTAATCGTACAGACATCTCGTGCAACTTGGACTTAAATCTGAAGGCAGATACGAATGTATGTACGTGTGTACTGGTATTTTTGACAAAAGGACCGATTATGTCTGTCCTGGGAAAGATTGTCTTGGGGAATCCTTAAAAGGCAGAATGAAGCCTTACATTTTGCTTCTGTGAAGTTGTTTGAGATGAACAATATAGTTACAGATGATTTCAGTTTTGATGAAGTGCTGATGTAAACAGTGACAAAAACTCACCACTGTGCTAGATGAtcttaagattaaaaaaaagttaatcgTGGAAGACATGCTAGAATACAGTGATGATAGTACTATGTAGTTCTTCTAAGCAAAGTCATTTACTTAACgtatttggatgaaaaaaaaaaaatcaatgttttctgCATCTCCACATCAATACATTGTAATGATTTTTCCCCATTCTTATGACAGCttcattatttcagtggaaGTACCTTATATACACCAGCAAAGTAGTGTCTGATAATCAGGTTACATCTAGAGTCTTCCTAACTtgataaaattttcttctatattGTCATTCATGGATGTATAATACAAATGAAAGCTCCTTCAGTGCTCAGCTTTTAATAATCCTGttcataattaaatataaatctgACTAAAACATTCTTCTACATTAAAGTCTtgtcataaaaacattttgaatataaACCTTCCATACTCAGAGTgatacaatatatatatataaacacacaaacGCACTTTTTTCTATTAGTAGCAAGCGTTTTGTTCACTATTTGCACAACTTCACAGTCATGTTTTATACAACCACTACTAAATCAGACTTCTGATTGCTCATTACTGTCAGGAATGACAGACGTCAAGGCAGCCTGACAAAAGCGATGTATCGtggacatttttgttttctgttcaatATACAGTCGCAGTTTGTCTCTGAAGGTTTCCCCTAGAAAACTGTAAATTAAGGGGTTCAAACAGCTATTAGAAAAAGCTGCTAGGTTCACAATATGTCCTGTTAAAGGATAATCGTGTCTGAAGGATGGGCTGCTCGAAGACACAGGCTCGCTTTTCTTTTGGAGAAGTTGAACACTAATGAAGACGTTTTCAGGTAGCCAGCAGATAAAGAAAACCAAGACAACAACAAAGATCATTCGAAGAGCCTTTTGTCGCCGCAGACGGAGACTCCTATGCTTGTGTGCTTTTATAAGAACTCGAACAATTAATGAGTAACAAAGACCGATGATCACAAAGGGGATAATAAACCCCAAGGTTATTTCTAGCCACTGGATTTCTTTtacatctgcaaaacaaaaatagaccTCTCCGGTGTGTTGTAAATGCACAGCTGTAAATGGAACTAGTGCTGCAGAAATAGATGCCATCCATATGAGACCACAGCTTAATCTAGCGTGTTGCATAGTGCGAAATAAGTTGGACCTCATTACTTTTGCCAGCGCTATGTATCTGTCAAAACTCATccatgtcagaaagaaaatgctgctatACATGTTGATCTGAAGGAACAAAGACATAAAGGTACAAATAATAGTGATATCATAATACTTTTCATCAAGATTAAAAACCTCAATGAGAGAATCGGCAACTAAAATGAGATCAGCTACTGCAAGATTTATGAAGTAAAGGTCTGGAATAGTCATTTTTTCACGAAAGCTTATGTTGACAACCAGTATCAGAATGTTTCCTACAAAACCaataggaaagagaaatattgtGTAAAGACATGATAAGAAAAGACCAATAACATATTGTTGGTGTTCTGATTTATCAGCTAATCTGGAAGATATGCTTTCATTACACAAATATGATCCATTTAGGTTAAAAGTTGTGCTGTTACATATAACAGGTGATATTGAGGCAGAATAAGTTTCCATGGTTAAAATATGTGCAGAAAAGATATTAGTACTCACAGTTTGGTGGTAATgccaaaaaaatcagatttttggTTCTTTTCAACTAAGTTCATAGTAAGCATTTTGCTTGGAATGGAAAAAGATGTACACTTTTGtataggaaattaaaattctttagaAGCCAAATTAATTAGActtaaaattaactgaaatcTAACAGTACAAATAgtaattgtcttttttctttttttttttctttttttacaggaCACTATATACATTGCAAATGAGAGAATTTGCAGTTCCTGTATGCCTTAAGATCATGTAGGAATCTTTTTACCATTATGGTACTTGAATCTCTTTAATAAAAGCTCTTCATCAACAGTGTTTCTTCATGCAGGTTGGAGGGTAGTAGAATTTAactccatttgttttcttttaataatcaATGAACATCCTTGAACCTGTAAtatacaaatggaaaacaattaaTCTCATACTCCAGCGTTGTACCATATGCTTCTGCTAACTTAGCATACACAGCTGAAGTTGTAGCAAACACCGTGtttgaatatatatacacaaaggTTCagttaaaagaatttaaatttgttCTAGATGATAATATATTGGGAGGGCAGATCTGTTAAAATTTGGTGTATCCTTCAGGGATTCAGTATGggaaaatgtagaaatacagaaaatcagaTGAGTGAGTTTAGcctactgaagaaaaacattttatatatatatatctaaaaaaatatatatatttatttcatcagCAGCTTATAAGGCTATTAAGTAGTGGAGTCTGTGGTTGAGAAGGCAACGGAGATGAAAAGCAGTTGGTTtcagggggaaggaaaagggaaattttagaaatgaaagtaaTACAAACAGTATATTGATTTACACCAACATTATTATactaaatttgcttttctttgtgattAATTATGTTGCAATGACTTCCGGATAGGAATGGAAAATATCAGTTATCTGATTTGTTTACTTATAAATGTTGAATGCTATGGACTCGAAGCATTGCTGgaagtttatttaaaagaaaaacaaacaaacaaaagacactacaaacaataaaacagcaagaaaattataaaccacggtattttgtgttaaattttaaatatttttaattgctttaatcTTCATCTTAGTACCAAAACCTTTTTAGTATGTttgagtgtaattaaaataaagagttAAAATTGTTTACTAGTAAAATTCATGTGTATTTCCACATTTTAATGACTTAAATCCTGCTGATGTACAGtctgggggaggaaaaaggagcagACCACTAATAGAGTAGGAGTGttagaatattttcagtcagAAATACAGCTCTGAGTTTGCTTAAATGTATTCAAGTTATCAGAAGTAGCTAGCAGATACTTCAATAAAGATATCTGttccaaagcttttatttcttaatgaaataGGCGTTAAGTACACAGTAGCTGTTTTTTGCTTTCAATAATTTTCATAATGTAAATCTTTATGATAAAATATCCATATGAAATTACACTGATTTGAAGAGGGTTTGGTGTTCATTTCAAGCAGCTATGGAAGTCAGACATGAACTGTTGTCTTTTATGTAACATCCTTTTACCTTTGAATAAGGcaataaaactgctttaaatacaataaaagatAAGATAACAGTCTAAgcaattgattttaaaaggttGGTCTGTGGTCAGATTTTAATTACATCTGAAAGGCTACCAACAGCCAAGCAATTACAAGCATTATAGGTAACCACGTACTgtgaaacactttattttacCTTAATTCCATTTCTCCAGAGCTGATTTTCCTCCAGACAACAGAAGGCTGGGTCTTGCTCGGGTATACGCTTGATAGATGTGTCACCTTCCACTGCCCTGTCAGTAAAAACTTGTATTTAGGTGTGCAAAGCTGCAGTGGATGCCACCTGTTGACGattcagcagtaaaaaaatcatataaaagTCTATTCGGTTTTAAAACGTCTTAAATAAAGGATAGTTTACAACAGCAAAATGCAGATCTTGCTGCATGTCCTTGGCAATAAAACAAGCTTTATAGATTCCCAGGGTTGTTCTAATTTGTGTGCAGTTGAAGTGCTGAACAGCCTTATAAGGCTAGAATTAACCCTGTTTctgctggtttctttttcactagAACTAGTCAAGCGTATTTTCTCACGTAAttgtcagttttattttgccTAATGTTcattttgccttcctttttgcCTCAAGCATTTTTTCAAACGATGTAGTCCATTCAAACCTACAGCTCAGCAGATCAGTAATTAAGACATTTATTTGCAAATCGTAACTGAGCATATTTTACATAGATATAAAGCAATAATTACTGTTATAcgtggtattttttaaaagcctctggACAATCTAAAGATAAATACTCGATTGAGAGAAATCTAGCAGCTGAGAAGCGTCATTTGCTAAACTGACAATATAAATTTGAGTTTTCCTACCTTCAAGTGGATCCCATTTTGcctgtttgtatttaaattttcaggTGCACGTTGTCATCCTCACACTTCTTAGAATCGCTCAGCTCAAAATCACATGGATAAAATAGCAGAGAATGTGGAGCCTCTGTCTTGCATAAAACCACCAGTATTGCAGGTGgagttttgcatttcatctgtaggggggaaaaaacctactTGACATTTCCAGAAACACCACCTACCGGTGGCCAGAATTCTTAGAACAGGAAGAAAGTTAAAGCTTTCTttctcataaaagaaaatattttatttgtgtaagttgctttttattattctattGATCTGATACCTGAACGTTAAGTGCCATTAATGGATATGCTGTACCTTGATGCAGCAGTCTCCTGCTACTGGAATAAGAGAATTGGATTTCAGCATTTAGGATTTCAAGATGACAGTGTTATAGTTTCAGAAGTGTGGAGTAAACAATTAACAAGCCATCATCATGGATATATCACCTCTATTAGAGTggtcaaatatttttagattgcaaaagaaatgcagcatcTGTAGAAAATTGAAGCAAAAGCTCTTTCCACAAGTAGCTTTGGCAGTAGAAGGCACTTTGCCTTCTAGTGCCATTGAGGCAAATAGATTATTTGCTGATTTTCTGTAACGCTCTGTGCACAGGAACACAGGATTTTGACAGTgttactaaaaatgtttttaaagatgtgcTTACGTGATGACTCTTCATAAATAGTTTTGGAATAAATTATTAGGTAGCTTAAAAGAAAGTTTGTGCAAATTAGTGCTGGTAAAGATTTTCTGAACAGAAGACTTCCACTGTGTGTGGAGTGGCTTTCTGGAGTGTCTTTCTGCAGGACTGTGAGGACAGAGAGCctgaagtgttttgctttgagaaGTGTACAAATATGATTGCATTATAGGACTAGAATAATTGTAATGTTAGAAAAATCTTGTGATAGCAGCTTTGAAGGTCTTAATTTTTTGCTGTCCTAACGAAGAGGATTATAAAGTCTTTATTGTTGTTTGTTGATCATGTGGTTTTGCTGTATTTAGTTCTCTCCTTCACTGATCTCGTAAGGGCcagaaggattttttattttcctttatgcaTAATGTTGCTTCTGGGTGTTAGTTGTTTGTAATTATGGGGTCCTGGACTTGAGAATCAGCTGGTCTGCCTGTCCTTGTTTTTTCTAGCTGGGAATATCAGCTGATTTGCTATTAAAACGTAGAATTGAGTGctaattttcttgtttgaatTCATGATAAGAAATATGTCCTGTTGCCATGCTTGCAGAATTGTTAGGAAATTCTCTTTTGAAAGACCCACGAAGTAGCTGTTTTTCCTGCTATGAAGCATAAGAGGCCAAATCTAGTATTATTATATTGTATTATTATATTGTAATTAGTGAGTTCTGTATTtcactaaatattttatgagaTGATCATGTGAATTCTTTGAATCCTGTTTCCTAAAACAAATGACAACGTCTTCAGGCCCTTGTTTATGCAGTCAAATTATTGTTACTGATTAATCTATCATAATCTCACTGTTCATCGCTACCATATTCCAGAAAATGCTTAAAACTAATTTTAGCAGCTGCTGAACattatactctttttttctcagttgttgATATTCCGTGGGACTTTATGGGGAGTGCCTTAATGAGCCGTACTTAGTCACAGTTGTGACTGTATTAAGTATTACAGTTCTGCCTGTCGTACCTTATCTTGATTGTTGCTGAGAATATGCGCGAAAGCAACTGGCGCGATAGCATTCATATGATGTCAAACCTCAATAATCCAGCATTTAAAGTTTTCCTaggagtttatttttaaatctgtagtAGCCAACTCCTAAAACAGTGTATATATCTCAATCAGTGTGTCTAACACTATAGTCTTTAAGGAACACTAGTGTAATTGTCTATGATGTACTTAAGTGCACCAAGAGTCTTAAAGTGGGGTATAATAGAAGGTATTCTATGCTATTGTGTGGCAAAAAGGTGAcagctgaggaggaagaaagctgaGGAGGTGCGAGAACAATGTAAGAGATCTGGTGTATCACAGCTCTTGAGCCAGCACTATGCCTCAGCCTCGCCACCGGGATGACAAGCAGGATAAAGCCCTGCAGGGTCTAAGAGCTGTTGGGTTTTATCAGAAGTGTGGAAGTGCTTTGGGTATGAACGTGTTGAGTCCTGGAGAAATTCAGTCAGGGCCAGGGTGTATAcagttggaaaaaaagtaactatATTGcatggaaggggaaggaagctTAAATTAAAACTGTGGGGGAATGCTTGCAGTGTAATGTAACCGtatgcagaagaaataagatTTGTATAAGAATCTCTACTGAAACGTCTCCAGAGGAAATACAGATGCTGTTGTAATGTTCATGAAGTTTTGCAAGTAGATTGATCTCCTCCTCTAAATTCTCTCTCATCTTTCCATTAGCATGGATACTGACTCTCACCTTTTTCAGCCACCGAATGACATCTGTCTGCATCCGTTACCCAGTTCTAGAGCACCTTCATACTCATCCTGTCCAGCTGCAGTAACTTTCCCTTTCTTGCAAATAATTAAACTTAGTTTGAGTTGGAATCAATCATGTTCTGtgcctgcagaaaacacagtgtATTTTGTGTGTTTAGGCTTTTCAGTTGCCAATAATTCTgagaatgcatttttcttactaaaaataatttttaaaagttcagccttttctttttcagtgacaACATGTGTACCCATTCAAACTCTTCTGGtaaaaactttttcttaaagCGTGTATCGCAAAACTCTTGGGGGATAATAAAAATTGTACAAAATTGGACCACAAAATGTTGTATAGTGAAAGATGATTCATCATAGGACTTCAGGCTCTATccaaatgcaattaaaaaatataattcgCAAAGCCTCTATCGTTTTTCTTTTAGTAGTTGAGTCTGGCAGTCCTTTGGACACTGGCACCATGGAAGTGAAACGCATTCTTTCATTCTAGCCAATTAGTGAATCAATTTGTTGTGCAACATATATGGTGCAAACGTTATATAGAGTACTTACTTGGGCTGAATTGTTTGAGCTTTCACGCTGCTCCAAATCTTCTGCAGCTACCTCAAAATCAAGATAAAGAATGGTGTAGCCTGTTCAGGATCTGTAAGTTTGAAATGCGGATGTAACTAAGGCCAGGCTTAGTAATACATGTAGGGCTGTAGCAGCTTAAGTTATGATTCAAATGTGCAAATCTAGTCTCTCTTTAGCTCAGATGTTGTTTTGCAGTGGGATCAGATAAAATTTGAGCCAGctggttcagaaaaaaaaaagatgagtcCTCAGTCTCTACAtgttcttttccaaaacatGTTACCAACTCAAATTCATGCCTAAACTTCCGCAGCCTgctcatttctcttcttttactgaacagaagggttttttcaaaagcagaccACAGTCTTAGATATGAACATAGCCAgtacagaagtaaaatattcttctttgaATTTTCCAGTATATCCCTTTCGTTAATTTTGACAGCATGcctataaaaatacatagtcTAGTTTTTCTGGAACATACTGTTCAAAACTAGGTGA
This genomic interval carries:
- the GPER1 gene encoding G-protein coupled estrogen receptor 1 produces the protein METYSASISPVICNSTTFNLNGSYLCNESISSRLADKSEHQQYVIGLFLSCLYTIFLFPIGFVGNILILVVNISFREKMTIPDLYFINLAVADLILVADSLIEVFNLDEKYYDITIICTFMSLFLQINMYSSIFFLTWMSFDRYIALAKVMRSNLFRTMQHARLSCGLIWMASISAALVPFTAVHLQHTGEVYFCFADVKEIQWLEITLGFIIPFVIIGLCYSLIVRVLIKAHKHRSLRLRRQKALRMIFVVVLVFFICWLPENVFISVQLLQKKSEPVSSSSPSFRHDYPLTGHIVNLAAFSNSCLNPLIYSFLGETFRDKLRLYIEQKTKMSTIHRFCQAALTSVIPDSNEQSEV